A window of Roseburia hominis A2-183 genomic DNA:
GACTCTCGGCGTATTCCCCGGCAAACTGGCTCAATTCTCCGATGGGCGAATATTTTTTTAAAATAATCTCTCCCTCACGGTCGGTAAATATCTCAAGCGGATCTCCCTCACGTATGCGAAGCGTTCTGCGGATTTCTTTGGGCACCACAATTCTGCCCAGATCATCTATTCTACGCACGATTCCCGTTGCTTTCATAAATTTTCCTCCAATGCTTTATTTTCGCAAGAGCGCTTTGTCTGTTTCCATCTCTGTAGATAAAGCCTCTCTTATTTGCTATATATTAGCTTGGGAGTTAGTATATGGGAAAACTGAAAAATTTATTCGGGAAACTGTCCGCTACCCATTGCATTATTTCAAACATGATACTGCTGTTTTTATCAATTTATCTTTCATTCCTATCGATCTGCAGATTTTTATAATATTGCATTGGAGTAACACCATACTCTTTCTTAAATGCCCTGAAAAAATGATTGTATCCGCCAAATCCTCCAAGTTCATAAACCTCACGGATACTTTTTCCCTGTTCTATATAGTGTCTGCACAGATCCAGTCTGCTCTTTACAATATATGAATGTGGCGTTTCGCCTGTCATCTTCTTGAATTCTCTCACAATATGATAGCGGCTTACATAAAACTCGTTTTCCAGGCGCTCCAATGATATATCTTCTGTCAGGTGTTCTCTTATATATATGAAAATATCATCCATTACAACATGCTTTTTCTTATTTAATTTTAGCTGTACGTCCTCCTTGACAGACGACCGCAACGCAAGTACCAGAAGCATTGTCAGTAGGCTTTTCTCATACAATGTGTGCGCAAATTTAGGAGATTCCTTAAGCATTGAATACAGCTTTTTGGAAATATTCTTTATAAGCATGGCAGATTCACTCTCAGAATGAACTGTCTTAACCTGAAAGGGAACGATATCAAATGCCTCGTCAAGTCTTGTATTTTCATCTGATAAGCTCTGCAATAACTCTGTTCCCACATAGAGCACATATAGTTCTAACGGATATTTGTTTTTTCGATATTCAATCTTCACTTTATTGCCAGGCTTAATAAATATTAAGTCCTCCATGGTACAGACCGCCTTTTCATTTTCCTGACGTAAATATCCCATACCACCTGTCACAAAAATAATTGTATGGTTTTTCTTCTGTCCAAAACTGCGCTGTCCGCTATCTTCTATTTTTATATATTCCATCTCATAACTCTGTTTTTTCATATGTTAATTTTGCACATTCCAGCATCCATATTTTTGTTCATTTTGTCAATTTATACAATACATCAATTTTCCATAGTTTGCAAGCAATTTTTGTATATGTTTATCTCTCTAATCCCCATATAATGAACATGTAGCTACCAAAACAACACAAAAACGAGAGGTATTTTATTATGAAAGAAACAAGACCATTTTCCATGAAGGACAAAATCGGTTACACTCTTGGCGATTTGGGATGTTGCTGTACAGAACAGTTCCGAGCCATGTATCTTGCTATTTTTTATACCCTGGTGCTGAAGGTCAACCCGGTGCACGTAGGAATCCTTATGCTTATCACAAAGCTTTGGGATGCCATAAACGATCCATTAATCGGTGCACTTGTTGACAGTCACCAGAACAAGGGTAAGGGCAAATTCATTCCGTGGATTAAATTCTTTGCTTTTCCAACCGCAGTCCTTTGTATCTTAGGCTTCGTCAACGTAAGTAATTTTGCTTATGGTGCCCGTCTTGCTTACATGTTCATCACATATGTTGTATATGAAATTATGTACACATGTGTAAGCGTACCATTTGGAAGTCTTTCAAGTGTTATGACAGATGATGTAAACCAACGGACCGACCTTTCACGCTTCAGAAGTCTTGGCGGCACAATCTTTATGACCGTCATCGTTATTGCCGGTCCATTATTCTTATACAAAGACAACCAGCCTGTACCAAGCCACTTCCTTATTATGGCAGCCATCTGTGCTGTTATCGGTTTCATCTGCCTTATGTTTACATCACACTGGTGCAAGGAGCGTATTATCACCGAGCCAGTTGCCAAAGAAAAAGAGAAGCTTAACTATTTAGACGTGCTGAAAGCCATCTCCAAAAACAAAGCTTTACTTGGTGTTATGTTATCCAGCTTTATTGGTATCGTTGGTGCCGGTATGGTAAACGGCTTAAATACCTACTTATTCCGTGACTATTTCGGAAATGTCGCCATTATGGCAGTTTCAGGCATGTTAAGCGTTATCTGGTCGCTTATCGCATTCATTGGGACAAAATTTGTTGCAAAGAAATTTGGAAAGAAAGAATGGATTATGTATAGTGCAACTTTCTCAGTTGTTGTTTATGCTATTTTATTCTTTTTCCCTCTTGAGAACCCAATGCTCTTTATTATTATCAACGGAATCTGTTATCTTGGTGTCAGCGGTTTCCAGGTATTAGTCTGGGCCCTTGTAAATGACGCAATTGACTATCAGGAACTTCAGACCGGAAAACGTAACGAAGGTATCGTGTACTCTGCATATACATTTTTCCGTAAGCTTGCTAATGCCGTATCCGGAAGTATGAGCAGCTTTGCACTTGCAATCGCAGGCTTTAACGTAAATGAGGCCGTTCAGAGCGAAGCATTCTCCGGACGTCTCTGGAAAACATATACCGGATTATATGTAGCCGGGTACTTATTAGCTGTACTTGTATTAAAGTTTGTATACCCTCTTACAAAAGAGAAAACAGCTGAAATGTTACAGAATTTATCAGACAAACGAAATGCTGCAAACGCAGAATAACTTCAGAAACCGAGGTATCTTGCATTGACAAAACAAGTTGAAATAACAAACCGCTCAGGTCATGTCTTACGCGGAATTGTAAATATTCCGGATGAAGGCTCGCGCTTCCCCGCCATCATTAACGTACACGGATTTACCGGAAATAAAAGCGGATACAAAAATATCTATACCCACACAGCCAGATTTCTGGCTGAAAACGGATTTGCCAGCGTCCGCTTTGATTTATACGGAAATGGCGAAAGCGACGGTGAGTTCGAGGACATGACATTCACCGGTATCTTACATGATATCGAAGATATTATAAACTGGACAAAACAGCAGGATTTTGCCAATCCTGATAAAATTATTTTATCAGGCCAGAGCATGGGCGGCTATGCAGCTGCCACTGCTGCGCCTATCGTTAATCCACATGCTCTCATACTCATGTGCCCGGGAGCCGGCATGTGGTTTGGATGTAAAGACCGCGCCGAGGCAATGGAAGCACAGGGAATCACAAAAGCAGATATAGAAGGGCTTTGCTTCCCTACTTCTTTTAACCATGATTTATATCAGTATGAACCGTTTTCATCCGCAGCGGGATATACAGGTGCTGTTCTTCTTATCAGAGGAACGGCAGACGATCTGGTAGATGATGCTACCTGTCATCGATATGAAGCACTCTATAATGGCAAATGCAGTTACAAAACAATTGAAGGCGCAAATCACAACTTTGCAAGCGGTTCTGCAAGAGCTGAATTAGACAGGCTCATATTAGAGTTTTTAACACCATTGAAATAAGATAATCACTTTGAAAGGATGTGTGCACAATGAAATTATTAGAGCCCATTAAAGTTGGAAACATTGAATTTAAAAACCGTATTATGTTTCCCCCACTTACAACAGGATACGAAGAAAAAGATGGATCTATCGGCGAACAGAGTTTTCGTTTCTATGAGCGCCTTGCAAAAGGTGGTGTTGGATACATTGTCATTGGAGACGTTGCTCCTCTTTCAACATTCTCTCCTACACCAAAACTTTACTCTCCTCAACAGGCAGAAGGCTTCCAGCGGCTTGCCGATGCATGTCATAAATACGGTGCAAAGCTTGGAATCCAGCTGTTCCATCCAGACTATAACGTCGCAGCTTTAAACGAAATGTTTCACCAGGGAAAAATGCAGGAGGCAAGAGCCAAACTTCACCATGATATGCAGCACTTTGTAAATGAAGTAACTGCGGAAGAACTGGATGAAATTATTAAGCACATGGAAAATTGTGCTGTTTTAGCCCACAAAGCAGGCGTTGACTGTATCGAAGTACATGGAGACCGCCTTGTCGGATCGCTCTGCTCTCCTATTTTAAATCACAGAACAGATGAATATGGCGGAGACCTTGCAAACCGTACACGTTTCGCCTTAACTCTTGTACGACGTTTAAAAGCAATTGTCCCAGATATGGTTATCGACTACAAGCTTCCAATCGTAACTCCTCTTGGAGATAACGGCTTTCGGGGAAAAGGTGGTCTTCCACTTGATGAGGCCTGCATTTTTGCAAAAGAATTAGAAGCTGCCGGTGTTGACACATTGCATGTCGCGCAGGCTAACCACACCGGAAATATGGGGGATACCATTCCTGCTATGGGGACACAGCCATATGGTTTTATGGTTTCATACTCTAAAAAAATCAAGGAACTCGTTTCCATTCCCGTATCCGTGGTTGGTCGTATTGTAACACCAGAAGCTGCTGAAGCCGTTATTACAAATGGCTCTGCTGACATCGTTGCACTCGGGCGTTCACTGCTTACCGATCCTGATTTTGCAAACAAGTGTGCCGATGGACACTGCTGCGATGTCAGAACATGTATGATGTGTAATAAAGGATGTACAGACAATATCCAAAACCGTGCATTCCTAAGCTGTGTATTAAATGCCGAGAATGGTTATGAGACAAGCCGTCAGATTACTCCTGCAGTCACAGCAAAGCGAATTGCAATTATCGGTGCAGGAATTGCAGGACTTGAAGCAGCACGTGTCGCCGCTCTGAGAGGCCATCAGGTAACTATATTTGAAAAGTCACTCCAGATCGGTGGTCAGCTTCTTATTGCCAGCGTTCCACCCCGAAAAGAAGAAATGATGAGAAGCATTAACTACTATCTTAACGTGCTTCCCGAATTATCAGTGACATTCCGTCTGGGTCAGGAATTTACCGGAAAAGACTATGATTCGTTTGATGAAGTAATTGTTGCAACAGGTGCAACGAATGCAATCATTCCCGTTCCGGGCAAAGATCTTCCAATCGTTACAAGTGCATGGGATATTCTTGCTAAAAAAGAAATTGTATTCGGCAACGTATCTGTCATCGGCGGTGGTCTTGTAGGTGTTGAAACTGCGGAATACCTTGCTGCCCGCGGATGTAACGTTACAATTATTGAAATGATGGATCAGATTGCAAAGGAAGAAAGCAGCACGATTCTCCCAACTTTGATGAGTGAATTAGAGCATTCCAATGTCCAGATCCTTACCTCTGCAAAACTATCAGAGATCAATGACCATGCAGTTATTGTTGAGAAAACAGAAAATGAAAAAACCTCGGTCTTAGAGATCAGATCGGATTTCGTTGTAATGGCTGTTGGTGCAAGAAAGAATCTTCCGGATCTTTCGGCTTGTCCGCTCCCGCTTCATTATATTGGCGATTGTGCCGGAGAGCGTCCGAGCAATATCGATCATGCCATTAAATCAGCATATGATGCCGCATGTGAAATATAAAAGGTTTTTTCCCTATTCGTACCCAGTATATATTCACATTCGCAGAATATCTGCAGACATGAAATTACGGGCGTGTCAGTTTCTGACACGCCCGCTTTCATTCTCATCTTATCATTTGTATTCTTGCCGCAGTCTTCCTACAACCGGAAATGCTCCATGCTGTCTGCAAGCACTTTCATGTCGCCCTCCAGCTTCTCGATCATTCCACTGGAGCGCTCCACCGTTCCCTCCAGCTCAGTTGTCATACTGGAAGTCTCCTCCGTGGATGCCGCATTATCTGTCGCAAGATGCGTCAGCACCTCGATGCTCTGGGTAACTTTCTCACGCTCCTCATTCGCAGTGCGGATCATATCCGTCACCACGCGGATGGAATTCGTGCACGCCTCCAGTGCCTTCTGCATATCCAGAAACATCTCGCTGGTATGATTCAGCGCCTCTACCTGCTGCTTCGACGCATCATTCATCTGTACCATAATGCCCATCGACTTCTCGGAATTCTCTGTCAGCTCTCCGATAATGTCGTTAATCTCATGCGCTGTATCTGCCGACTGTGTCGCAAGACTTCCGATCTCTTCCGCAACTACCGCAAATCCGCGTCCGGCTTCTCCCGCGCGCGCCGCCTCGATCGAAGCATTCAGTGAAAGCAGATTCGTCTGATCTGCGATCTCACTGATCAGCGTCGCCGCCTTGCTGATCTTATTGACGGATGCATTGGTACTCTCCGTCTGTGTATACATCGACTCGATATCCGCCTCTGTCTTATTGTTCGTATCGATCAATTCACGAAGCTTAGCGAGCGACTTATCGGAATACTCCTGCATCTGATTGGCATTGCCGACCAGTTCTTCCATCTCGCTGGAGATCTTCTCGATGCCTTCCGCGATCGTCATGATACCGTTGGACGCTTCCGTCGTGGATCCTGCCTGCGTCGTGCTGTTTTCCGCAATCTCATTGACGGCAACCGCAACGTTTCCGATGGACTCCTGCATCGAGGAGAAATTACCAGTAAACGACTGCAGTGCATTCCGCAGATCTGTTGATGCCGTGCTGATGCTTCCTATCAGGGAAACAATCTGCTTCTGCGCGGCATTGAGTGCCTCTGCCGTGTCTCCCAGCTCGTTCTTCTCCCTTACGTTCACGGTCGTTGTCAGATCTCCGTCGGAAAGTCTGGATGCCAGCCCCTGGATCTCCACCAGCGGCTTGCAGAGCTTCGCCGCATAGATTCTCGCCCACACGAACGCCATCACAAGCATAACAGCCATCATTATGACTATCACAATGCAGAGAACCTCGAACTTCTGGTTGATGCGTCCTTCCACACCCGTCATCTCTACCTGCATGTCATCGACGTAGTTACCGGTGGAGACTGCCCATCCCCACGGTGCAAACAACTCGGAATATGCTACCTTCGGCGCAACCGTCACACCGTCAGCCTTCGTAAAGTAAAATTCATTGAATCCGCCTCCATCGGCACTGTTACAGACCTTCATAATCTCCTGGATGATCATGACACCATTCTGATCCTCCAGATCGTAGCGGTTATTTCCTTCCTGCTCCGCCAGAATCGGATGCATTACCAGATTGTAATCCGTATCATCAATCCAGAAATATCCGCTTCTGTCATCGCGGTAACGCATGGCGCGGACGATCTCCTTCGCTTCTGCTTTCGCTTCTTCCTCTGTCAGTTCCCCTGCCTGGCTCTTATCATATTCTGCCTGCAGCACAGCAATCACCGTCTGGACCTCAGACTTGATCTCTGTGTTGTAACCGGAATCCATCGCACTTTCATATTCCGTCAGCGCCATATTGGTCGTATTCCGGATACTGAAAATGGAAGTTGCCCCAAGCAACAGGGATGCCAGTAATACCAGCATCAGACAGGTCATCGTTAACGTATGTTTCACACTTCTTCTGTTCATACCATGCCGCCTTCCTTGTTGTGATTCCGCACAACTCTTCTGTGTTTCTCATTATTTTTATTGTACTTTATGTACAAAAATCATGCAATGGTACTTCCTTACCAAAAGTGAAACATTTCTCAACAGACCTACGCATTCAGGAAATCTCTGATCTCCTCCGGTTCGCGGACAAAATGATCTGCACCATGTTCTTTTAAGAACGCTTCCTCCCGGAATCCCCACAGGACGGAAATGCACGGCAGACCGGAATTTTTCGCTGTCATCACATCCACCTCGGAATCTCCGACATACACGGCGCCCTCCTTTGGCATGCCAAGCTCCTTTAATGCCGCATAGACCGTATCCGGCGCCGGTTTTTTCGCCACTCCGGCACTCTCGCCGATTGCCACTTTCACAATTCCCTCAAAATAAATCTCCGCCAGTTCCTTCACCGCAGAATCCGGCTTGTTCGACACGATCGCAAGCGCATATCCGTCCGCCTTCAGTTCCCGGAGCAGATCAATCACTCCGTCATAGGCTTTTGTATTGTCATTGCAGTGAATATCATAATACTCCCGGAAAATCGCAAGCGTCTGCTCAAAGACTTCCGGTGCCGTTCCCTCCGGAACCGCCAGCTCGATCAGGCGCGCCACACCGTTTCCGACAAACCGGCGCACATCATCCAGTGTGCGCTCCGGCATATTCATCCTGCGCAGCGCATAGTTTGTCGCTTTTGTCAGATCCTCCAGTGTATACAAAAGTGTTCCATCCAGATCAAAAATGACTGTCTCGTATTTCTTCATTCTCCCACTCCTCTTCGCCTCACGTGTGCATTACGCGCATTGCATGTCGTTCTGCATGTCTGCGCATCTCTTATTTTACGCTGACTTCTCCCGCCAGTACCCGCTTGTAATCTTCGTAATTCTTCGCAAGCAGTGCCGGTGTGTCCAGTCCGTACGGACATTTGCTCTTGCATTTGTTACAGTGCAGGCAGCCCTCAATTTTTTTCATCTTCGCCTGCATCTCCGGCGTCAGCTGTGCCTCCGACGGCGCGCGGCGCAGCATCAGGGACATTCTCGCACAGTTGTTGATCTCAATTCCGGCAGGACATGGCATGCAGTAACCGCAGCCACGGCAGAATTCGCCCGAGAGTTCTTTTCTGTCATGCTCGATCACCGCTGCGATCTCCTCCGTCATGACCGGCGGATGTTCAATGTAGGAAATGAACTCGTCCAGTTCCCGCTCTCTCTGCACGCCCCAGATTGGCAGCACATTCTCATACTGTGCCTCAAACGCGTACGCTGCAGCCGAATTGTTGATCAATCCTCCCGAGAGCGCTTTCATTGCAATAAATCCCATTCCCGCCTGCTTACACTTCTCCACCAGCTCGATGTCCTTCTCTGTCGCCAGATAGCAGAACGGGAACTGAAGCGTCTCATAAAGTCCTGACTCGATCGCCTCATCTGCCACGGCAAGCCGGTGGTTCGTGATACCGATGTGGCGGATTTTTCCCTGTGCCTTCGCTTCCAGCATCGCCTCGTAAAGTCCGGTTCCGTCGCCCGGCTTCGGGCAGAAGGATGGATTGTGGAACTGATAGATGTCAATGTAATCCGTGCGCAGATTGTGCAGGGAAATGCCAAGCTGCTCCCAGAATTCATCCGCATTGGCAGCCGCCGTCTTCGTCGCAATATAGACTTTTTCCCGCATGCCCTCAAACGCTTCGCCAAGCTTCTCCTCGCTGTCCGTGTAGAACCGCGCGGTATCAAAAAAAGTGATGCCGGCATCATATGCCTTTCGCGCCAGCTTCACGGCATCCTCCGTGCTGATCCGCTGGATCGGAAGTGCGCCAAACCCGTTCTTATTGACGGTAATCCCTGTTTTTCCAAGTGTCACTCTCTCCATTTTTTTGCCTCCACATTTTTCTTACACACATTGCCCGCTAAAAAGCTACATCTCTGTTGCTTTCCTGATACTATTTCAGATAAGGAAAGAATACTTCACTCTTTTCCTTTTTGTCAAACATGTTGTTGTACTGCAAAATATTATAGTTCCGGATCCAGTCCGCTTCCTCCCCCGTCGCTTCCTCGATATGCAAAAATCCTCCGGCAGACTTGGAATAATAGCCTCTGGAATTGATTGCCGGAATGGTCTCCATCATGTCCGCGAGGAACTGATTGTACGCCGGAAGCTCTATTCCTGCCCTCTCCAGTGCCAGCGTCGAGAGATAATTGATGCTGGTGACCGGCAGTTCCACCTCCGTGCTCTCATAGTTCGTCCAGATGAAAAACGGTATCGTATACAGATCTTCCAGTTCATCCTCGGTCAGTCCCGAAAGTCCCTTGCCGTTTAAGTTCGGATAAAAGCTGGACGAAAGGCTCGGCTGGTGATCGCCGAAAAATACGATCTCCACCGGATCATCCACATTTTGAAAATAGGAGATCAGATACTCCAACGCCGAATCACTCTCGTGCACCAGAGAGAGATACTGATTGACATCCGGATAGTTTAAGCCCAGCAGGCGTACCTTCTCATCAAAATTATCGTACTTTTCCGTATAACCGCCATGGTTCTGCATGGAAATGCTCATGATGAACAGATCCTCATTCGCCGCACGGCTCTCATAGCGGTCAATGATTTTCTCATACAGTTCCCGGTCGGTAATATATTCCCGCAGAAGCTTCGTCTGGTCAAAATCGTCGATAAAATGTGTCTCATCAAACCCGAGATCCGGATACACTGCATTGCGGCTCCATCCGGTCTCATAGTACGGATGCATTGCCACACAGGTATAACCGTCGTTCTTTAAGTTGGACACAATCGAGGTCGGCGTCTTGGAAATATACTGCTGGTATACCACGGAACCGCTCGGCAGAAATGCCATGGAGTTCCCGGTCATAAACTCCCACTCCGAATTCGGCGTCTTCGCACCGAACACG
This region includes:
- a CDS encoding helix-turn-helix domain-containing protein, with translation MKKQSYEMEYIKIEDSGQRSFGQKKNHTIIFVTGGMGYLRQENEKAVCTMEDLIFIKPGNKVKIEYRKNKYPLELYVLYVGTELLQSLSDENTRLDEAFDIVPFQVKTVHSESESAMLIKNISKKLYSMLKESPKFAHTLYEKSLLTMLLVLALRSSVKEDVQLKLNKKKHVVMDDIFIYIREHLTEDISLERLENEFYVSRYHIVREFKKMTGETPHSYIVKSRLDLCRHYIEQGKSIREVYELGGFGGYNHFFRAFKKEYGVTPMQYYKNLQIDRNER
- a CDS encoding MFS transporter, translating into MKETRPFSMKDKIGYTLGDLGCCCTEQFRAMYLAIFYTLVLKVNPVHVGILMLITKLWDAINDPLIGALVDSHQNKGKGKFIPWIKFFAFPTAVLCILGFVNVSNFAYGARLAYMFITYVVYEIMYTCVSVPFGSLSSVMTDDVNQRTDLSRFRSLGGTIFMTVIVIAGPLFLYKDNQPVPSHFLIMAAICAVIGFICLMFTSHWCKERIITEPVAKEKEKLNYLDVLKAISKNKALLGVMLSSFIGIVGAGMVNGLNTYLFRDYFGNVAIMAVSGMLSVIWSLIAFIGTKFVAKKFGKKEWIMYSATFSVVVYAILFFFPLENPMLFIIINGICYLGVSGFQVLVWALVNDAIDYQELQTGKRNEGIVYSAYTFFRKLANAVSGSMSSFALAIAGFNVNEAVQSEAFSGRLWKTYTGLYVAGYLLAVLVLKFVYPLTKEKTAEMLQNLSDKRNAANAE
- a CDS encoding alpha/beta hydrolase family protein, yielding MTKQVEITNRSGHVLRGIVNIPDEGSRFPAIINVHGFTGNKSGYKNIYTHTARFLAENGFASVRFDLYGNGESDGEFEDMTFTGILHDIEDIINWTKQQDFANPDKIILSGQSMGGYAAATAAPIVNPHALILMCPGAGMWFGCKDRAEAMEAQGITKADIEGLCFPTSFNHDLYQYEPFSSAAGYTGAVLLIRGTADDLVDDATCHRYEALYNGKCSYKTIEGANHNFASGSARAELDRLILEFLTPLK
- the bilR gene encoding bilirubin reductase, long form; this translates as MKLLEPIKVGNIEFKNRIMFPPLTTGYEEKDGSIGEQSFRFYERLAKGGVGYIVIGDVAPLSTFSPTPKLYSPQQAEGFQRLADACHKYGAKLGIQLFHPDYNVAALNEMFHQGKMQEARAKLHHDMQHFVNEVTAEELDEIIKHMENCAVLAHKAGVDCIEVHGDRLVGSLCSPILNHRTDEYGGDLANRTRFALTLVRRLKAIVPDMVIDYKLPIVTPLGDNGFRGKGGLPLDEACIFAKELEAAGVDTLHVAQANHTGNMGDTIPAMGTQPYGFMVSYSKKIKELVSIPVSVVGRIVTPEAAEAVITNGSADIVALGRSLLTDPDFANKCADGHCCDVRTCMMCNKGCTDNIQNRAFLSCVLNAENGYETSRQITPAVTAKRIAIIGAGIAGLEAARVAALRGHQVTIFEKSLQIGGQLLIASVPPRKEEMMRSINYYLNVLPELSVTFRLGQEFTGKDYDSFDEVIVATGATNAIIPVPGKDLPIVTSAWDILAKKEIVFGNVSVIGGGLVGVETAEYLAARGCNVTIIEMMDQIAKEESSTILPTLMSELEHSNVQILTSAKLSEINDHAVIVEKTENEKTSVLEIRSDFVVMAVGARKNLPDLSACPLPLHYIGDCAGERPSNIDHAIKSAYDAACEI
- a CDS encoding methyl-accepting chemotaxis protein, which produces MNRRSVKHTLTMTCLMLVLLASLLLGATSIFSIRNTTNMALTEYESAMDSGYNTEIKSEVQTVIAVLQAEYDKSQAGELTEEEAKAEAKEIVRAMRYRDDRSGYFWIDDTDYNLVMHPILAEQEGNNRYDLEDQNGVMIIQEIMKVCNSADGGGFNEFYFTKADGVTVAPKVAYSELFAPWGWAVSTGNYVDDMQVEMTGVEGRINQKFEVLCIVIVIMMAVMLVMAFVWARIYAAKLCKPLVEIQGLASRLSDGDLTTTVNVREKNELGDTAEALNAAQKQIVSLIGSISTASTDLRNALQSFTGNFSSMQESIGNVAVAVNEIAENSTTQAGSTTEASNGIMTIAEGIEKISSEMEELVGNANQMQEYSDKSLAKLRELIDTNNKTEADIESMYTQTESTNASVNKISKAATLISEIADQTNLLSLNASIEAARAGEAGRGFAVVAEEIGSLATQSADTAHEINDIIGELTENSEKSMGIMVQMNDASKQQVEALNHTSEMFLDMQKALEACTNSIRVVTDMIRTANEEREKVTQSIEVLTHLATDNAASTEETSSMTTELEGTVERSSGMIEKLEGDMKVLADSMEHFRL
- a CDS encoding HAD family hydrolase; this translates as MKKYETVIFDLDGTLLYTLEDLTKATNYALRRMNMPERTLDDVRRFVGNGVARLIELAVPEGTAPEVFEQTLAIFREYYDIHCNDNTKAYDGVIDLLRELKADGYALAIVSNKPDSAVKELAEIYFEGIVKVAIGESAGVAKKPAPDTVYAALKELGMPKEGAVYVGDSEVDVMTAKNSGLPCISVLWGFREEAFLKEHGADHFVREPEEIRDFLNA
- a CDS encoding aldo/keto reductase, coding for MERVTLGKTGITVNKNGFGALPIQRISTEDAVKLARKAYDAGITFFDTARFYTDSEEKLGEAFEGMREKVYIATKTAAANADEFWEQLGISLHNLRTDYIDIYQFHNPSFCPKPGDGTGLYEAMLEAKAQGKIRHIGITNHRLAVADEAIESGLYETLQFPFCYLATEKDIELVEKCKQAGMGFIAMKALSGGLINNSAAAYAFEAQYENVLPIWGVQRERELDEFISYIEHPPVMTEEIAAVIEHDRKELSGEFCRGCGYCMPCPAGIEINNCARMSLMLRRAPSEAQLTPEMQAKMKKIEGCLHCNKCKSKCPYGLDTPALLAKNYEDYKRVLAGEVSVK